The following proteins are co-located in the Trichormus variabilis 0441 genome:
- a CDS encoding helix-turn-helix domain-containing protein produces MKWLKRKQDEQPQLSLDQQRADKLAELGAQLWASRQEKGLSLEEMVAITRIPRRLLQAIEEGNLNDLPEPIYIQGLIRQFADALGFNGVEFSSQFPVVSEQKKLQPVGESPSISLLRPIHLYLLYILVIVCSVSGLSQLLNNAALRANDNENTPQVNQETVADSQQKLIKTEPVSDRITKEKNNQSVQIGVTLKASSWIRVIADGKTEFEGTLPEGTHRVWKAQEQLTVKTNNAGGVLMSVNQQAAKEMGELGEEEEIKIAAQPEL; encoded by the coding sequence ATGAAATGGCTAAAAAGAAAGCAAGATGAGCAACCGCAACTTTCGTTAGACCAACAAAGAGCCGACAAACTAGCCGAATTGGGCGCTCAATTATGGGCTTCCCGGCAAGAAAAGGGTTTATCTCTAGAAGAAATGGTCGCCATCACTAGAATCCCTCGGCGATTGTTGCAAGCAATTGAAGAAGGTAATCTCAACGATTTACCAGAACCAATATATATTCAAGGTTTGATTAGACAATTTGCTGATGCACTTGGCTTTAATGGTGTGGAATTTTCTAGCCAGTTCCCTGTTGTTTCCGAGCAAAAGAAACTTCAGCCTGTAGGCGAATCCCCATCGATTAGTTTATTACGTCCTATTCATCTTTACTTACTTTACATACTGGTTATCGTCTGCTCTGTTAGTGGCTTGTCGCAATTATTAAATAACGCTGCGTTGCGGGCGAACGATAATGAGAACACGCCACAGGTTAATCAAGAAACAGTAGCCGATTCCCAACAGAAGTTAATTAAAACTGAACCTGTAAGCGATCGCATCACCAAAGAGAAAAACAATCAATCAGTACAGATTGGTGTCACTCTCAAAGCATCATCATGGATTCGTGTCATAGCTGATGGGAAAACAGAATTTGAAGGAACTTTACCAGAAGGTACTCATCGAGTGTGGAAAGCGCAAGAACAACTAACAGTGAAAACCAATAACGCTGGTGGTGTGCTGATGAGTGTTAATCAGCAAGCAGCCAAAGAAATGGGAGAACTAGGTGAAGAGGAAGAAATTAAGATTGCAGCTCAACCTGAATTGTAG
- a CDS encoding aromatic ring-hydroxylating oxygenase subunit alpha yields MSSLSQAVSIHDVRQLGINLNHWYVVARSQEVTNKPLGVTLWHQAIALYRDSEGQIHALEDRCPHRQVKLSHGQVIGNELECAYHGWRLNHHGECAAVPYLAENQKLPNCKIRHYPVKEQDGFIWLFPGDGEPSIEPMGLPEWDHLNYIASVAIINCQAHYSYLIENLMDMYHGHLHQDLQAWAQAELQDIEETDERVDAHYQAQSYYKIDKIWSISQLFFPALRRLHPEPLDVSYIYPHWMSTLGKDFKIYCLLCPINETQTKAYLIHFTSLNAFWRLHKLPVWFRRFVKDSLFGAAQKFLDGLVVKDVQMIEEEQQAYLQNPQRRNYELNRALVSVQRLMKNQAS; encoded by the coding sequence ATGTCTTCTCTGTCCCAAGCTGTGTCTATTCATGATGTCCGTCAATTGGGTATTAACCTGAATCATTGGTATGTAGTTGCACGTAGTCAGGAAGTCACAAATAAACCTTTGGGAGTGACACTTTGGCATCAGGCGATCGCACTTTATCGAGATAGCGAAGGACAAATACACGCCCTAGAAGACCGTTGCCCACATCGCCAAGTTAAACTTAGTCACGGTCAAGTTATCGGCAATGAGTTGGAATGTGCTTATCATGGTTGGCGCTTGAATCATCATGGTGAATGTGCAGCCGTTCCATACTTAGCAGAGAATCAGAAACTACCAAACTGCAAAATTCGCCATTATCCAGTCAAAGAACAAGACGGTTTTATTTGGTTATTCCCTGGTGATGGAGAACCATCTATAGAGCCAATGGGTTTACCAGAGTGGGATCATTTAAATTACATTGCTAGTGTTGCCATTATTAATTGTCAGGCACATTATTCTTATTTAATTGAAAACCTGATGGATATGTATCATGGACATTTACATCAGGATTTACAAGCTTGGGCGCAAGCAGAATTACAAGATATTGAGGAAACCGATGAACGTGTAGATGCTCATTATCAAGCCCAAAGTTATTACAAAATAGATAAAATCTGGTCTATCTCCCAATTATTTTTCCCAGCTTTGCGCCGCTTACATCCTGAACCCCTTGATGTGAGTTACATTTATCCCCACTGGATGTCTACATTAGGAAAAGATTTTAAAATTTACTGTTTATTGTGTCCGATAAATGAGACACAAACCAAAGCTTATTTAATTCATTTCACATCTTTAAACGCTTTTTGGCGCTTGCACAAATTGCCTGTATGGTTTCGTCGCTTTGTCAAAGATAGTTTGTTTGGTGCAGCCCAGAAATTCCTCGATGGGTTGGTGGTTAAAGATGTGCAGATGATTGAAGAAGAACAGCAAGCTTATTTACAAAATCCCCAAAGGCGCAATTATGAGTTGAATCGGGCTTTAGTTAGCGTACAGAGGTTGATGAAAAATCAAGCATCATAA
- a CDS encoding cysteine desulfurase-like protein produces the protein MEALDLKWIRGQFPALTQKINGQPAIFFDGPGGTQVPGSVLDAISDYLVRSNANAHGAFATSARTDALIIAARTAIADFLGCHSDEVVFGANMTTLTFSLSRAIGRTLQPGDEIIVTRLDHSANVSSWEALAEQGAVIRYVDVKVDDCTLDMNDLEQQINSRTKLVAVTYASNAVGTINDIAAIVKLAHAVGALVFVDAVHYAPHGTINVHALGCDFLACSAYKFFGPHVGILYGKREHLTNLQPYKVKPAPNEVPSRWETGTLNHEGLAGLVAAINYLAKLGCHVSPKINQELVSALIEADKEGLEHFQCPRFLTSPEQPSSTLASAYHSRRAALVAAMSAIQQYERELSHKLISGLLEIPGLTIYGITDPERFAWRTPTVAIRLQGKSPESIARTLGDRGIFSWHGNFYALNLTEKLGIENDGGLLRLGLVHYNSVEEIIQLLQALKEIGSAISL, from the coding sequence ATGGAAGCTTTAGACTTGAAATGGATACGTGGGCAGTTTCCGGCGCTTACACAAAAAATTAACGGACAACCAGCTATATTTTTTGATGGCCCCGGTGGTACACAAGTACCTGGGTCTGTTTTAGATGCTATCAGTGACTATTTAGTTAGGTCAAATGCTAATGCTCACGGGGCTTTTGCTACTAGCGCGCGGACGGATGCTTTAATTATTGCAGCAAGAACGGCGATCGCTGATTTTTTGGGTTGTCACAGTGATGAGGTGGTGTTCGGCGCTAATATGACGACGCTCACCTTTAGTTTGAGTCGCGCTATTGGACGGACGCTGCAACCAGGTGATGAAATTATTGTGACACGGCTTGACCATTCGGCTAATGTTTCCTCTTGGGAAGCATTGGCAGAACAAGGTGCAGTTATTCGTTATGTGGATGTCAAAGTTGATGATTGCACCTTAGATATGAATGATTTGGAGCAGCAAATCAATTCCCGCACCAAGTTAGTAGCCGTCACTTATGCTTCCAATGCTGTGGGGACAATTAACGATATTGCCGCTATTGTCAAATTAGCCCATGCTGTAGGCGCTTTGGTGTTTGTCGATGCAGTTCATTATGCCCCTCATGGAACGATAAATGTTCATGCTTTGGGGTGTGATTTTCTCGCCTGTTCTGCATACAAATTCTTCGGCCCCCACGTTGGGATTTTGTATGGTAAGCGGGAACATCTTACCAATCTGCAACCTTATAAAGTCAAACCAGCACCCAATGAAGTCCCATCCCGTTGGGAAACCGGAACCTTGAATCATGAAGGATTAGCGGGTTTAGTCGCGGCTATTAACTATTTGGCAAAATTAGGTTGTCATGTCTCCCCGAAAATTAACCAAGAGTTAGTTTCGGCGTTGATTGAGGCTGATAAGGAAGGTTTGGAACATTTCCAATGTCCCCGGTTTCTAACTTCACCAGAACAACCATCATCCACATTGGCATCAGCTTATCACAGTCGTCGGGCAGCTTTAGTTGCAGCCATGTCAGCGATTCAGCAATACGAAAGAGAATTGAGCCATAAACTAATTTCCGGGTTGCTAGAAATTCCTGGCTTAACTATATATGGCATCACAGATCCAGAACGCTTTGCTTGGCGGACACCAACGGTAGCAATTCGACTCCAAGGTAAAAGCCCAGAAAGCATTGCGAGGACATTAGGCGATCGCGGTATTTTCTCCTGGCATGGTAACTTCTATGCCTTGAATCTGACTGAGAAACTAGGTATAGAAAATGATGGCGGTTTATTGCGCCTGGGGTTGGTACACTACAATTCTGTGGAAGAGATTATACAATTACTGCAAGCTTTAAAAGAAATTGGCAGTGCCATATCGCTTTAA
- a CDS encoding NUDIX domain-containing protein yields the protein MNYRNPTPTVDIIIELVDRPHRPIVLIERHNQPFGWALPGGFVDYGEAVEVAARREAEEETGLQVELVEQLLVYSDPSRDPRQHTISIVFLATATGEPKAGDDAKGVGVFESWLVPSNLCFDHDRILRDYWRYRHYGIRPRLG from the coding sequence ATGAATTATAGAAATCCTACACCTACGGTTGATATCATCATTGAGTTGGTAGATAGACCACATAGACCGATAGTATTAATTGAGCGACATAATCAGCCTTTCGGTTGGGCGCTTCCTGGGGGTTTTGTGGATTATGGGGAAGCGGTGGAAGTAGCGGCGCGGCGGGAAGCGGAAGAAGAAACAGGTTTACAGGTGGAGTTAGTTGAACAGTTGTTAGTGTATTCTGATCCCAGCCGTGACCCGCGTCAGCACACAATTAGTATTGTATTTTTGGCAACAGCAACGGGAGAACCAAAAGCGGGGGATGATGCTAAAGGTGTAGGCGTTTTTGAGTCTTGGCTTGTACCTAGTAATTTATGTTTTGACCACGATCGCATTTTGCGGGATTATTGGCGTTATCGACATTATGGGATTCGTCCCAGGTTGGGCTAA
- a CDS encoding RidA family protein, whose product MAHQVIRTDKAPAPVGPYNQAIAASGKLLFLAGQIALDPNTGTVVGEGDVKQQTEQVFANIQAILQAAGIKFSNVVKTTVFLADMNDFAAVNAVYAKYFEETTAPARACVEVSRLPKDVLVEIECIAVIPER is encoded by the coding sequence ATGGCTCATCAAGTTATCCGTACAGATAAAGCACCTGCACCAGTGGGACCTTATAATCAAGCGATCGCCGCTTCCGGTAAATTACTATTCTTAGCTGGACAAATTGCCCTTGATCCCAATACTGGTACAGTTGTGGGTGAGGGAGATGTAAAACAGCAAACAGAACAAGTATTCGCTAATATCCAAGCAATCTTACAAGCTGCTGGGATCAAATTTTCTAATGTGGTCAAGACAACTGTATTCCTAGCAGATATGAATGATTTTGCTGCGGTGAATGCAGTTTACGCCAAGTATTTTGAGGAAACCACCGCGCCGGCGCGTGCTTGTGTAGAGGTGTCACGCTTGCCAAAAGATGTATTGGTAGAAATTGAGTGTATTGCTGTGATTCCTGAAAGATAA
- the malQ gene encoding 4-alpha-glucanotransferase, whose amino-acid sequence MPFIRSSGVLLHPTSFPSRFGIGDLGLEAYKFIDFLEKSYQQYWQVLPLGPTGYGNSPYMSYSALAGNHLLISPEKLLDEGLLSDEDFANLPNFPHEKVDFEQAAPIKIQLLKKACENFKTKASPLQQKGFAGFCETKGYWLDDYALFMALKDTNDSSSWHTWEPALAKREADVLEKVQRQLTDEIFYYKFIQYEFFRQWSELKSYANMKGIEIIGDIPIYVAHDSADVWANPDIFCLDEETGEVALMAGVPPDYFSATGQLWGNPVYNWEELQKQDFKWWVQRFEAMLDYVDVIRIDHFRGFEAFWTVPQGEETAMNGEWVTAPGEELFDAIKQKLGKLPVLAEDLGVITPEVEALRDKYEFPGMKVLQFAFGSDPGNPFLPFNYSRNFVVYTGTHDNDTTVGWFNTANDYEKNNLLLYLGSVSPEGIHWDLIRLALSSVANQAIIPLQDILGLGNEARMNFPSIAEGNWAWRYDSATLKDELSDRLKILTKLYGRAPQGKQGN is encoded by the coding sequence ATGCCTTTTATTAGATCAAGCGGTGTTCTACTGCATCCTACCTCGTTTCCTAGCCGATTTGGCATTGGAGACTTAGGTTTAGAAGCTTACAAATTTATTGATTTTCTGGAAAAAAGCTATCAACAATATTGGCAAGTCTTACCCTTAGGCCCCACTGGATACGGTAATTCTCCTTATATGTCGTACTCAGCTTTGGCGGGGAATCATCTGCTGATTAGCCCAGAAAAATTACTAGATGAAGGTTTGCTATCTGACGAAGATTTTGCCAATCTCCCAAATTTTCCCCACGAAAAAGTAGATTTTGAGCAGGCTGCACCAATCAAGATTCAACTCCTCAAAAAAGCTTGTGAAAATTTCAAAACTAAAGCATCACCCCTGCAACAAAAGGGGTTCGCGGGGTTTTGTGAAACTAAAGGCTATTGGCTAGATGATTACGCCTTATTCATGGCTCTGAAGGATACTAATGATAGCTCTAGTTGGCACACTTGGGAACCAGCACTAGCAAAGCGAGAAGCAGACGTATTGGAGAAGGTACAGCGTCAATTGACGGATGAGATTTTTTATTACAAGTTCATTCAGTACGAATTTTTCCGTCAGTGGTCAGAATTGAAAAGTTACGCCAATATGAAGGGGATCGAAATTATTGGTGATATCCCGATTTACGTAGCCCATGATAGTGCTGATGTCTGGGCAAATCCCGATATATTTTGCCTTGATGAAGAAACTGGGGAAGTTGCGCTGATGGCGGGTGTCCCACCAGATTATTTTAGTGCTACTGGTCAGTTGTGGGGCAATCCGGTTTACAACTGGGAGGAATTACAAAAACAAGACTTTAAATGGTGGGTACAGCGTTTTGAGGCAATGCTGGATTACGTTGATGTGATACGTATCGACCATTTCCGAGGGTTTGAGGCTTTCTGGACTGTACCCCAAGGTGAGGAAACAGCTATGAATGGTGAATGGGTGACAGCACCAGGGGAAGAACTATTCGATGCAATTAAGCAAAAACTGGGGAAATTACCTGTTTTAGCCGAAGATTTGGGGGTAATCACTCCAGAGGTGGAAGCGTTACGGGACAAATACGAATTTCCAGGGATGAAGGTTTTGCAGTTTGCTTTTGGTTCTGACCCTGGAAATCCATTTTTACCTTTCAACTACAGCCGTAATTTTGTAGTTTATACGGGAACTCATGATAATGATACAACCGTAGGCTGGTTTAACACAGCCAACGACTACGAGAAAAACAATCTATTACTTTATTTGGGTTCTGTTAGCCCTGAAGGTATCCACTGGGATTTAATTCGCCTAGCTTTGAGTTCTGTAGCAAATCAAGCCATTATTCCCTTACAAGATATTTTGGGCTTGGGTAATGAGGCGCGAATGAATTTTCCTAGCATTGCTGAGGGAAATTGGGCGTGGCGCTATGATTCCGCCACATTAAAAGACGAATTAAGCGATCGCTTAAAAATCCTCACTAAACTCTACGGTCGCGCCCCTCAAGGTAAGCAGGGAAACTAA
- a CDS encoding pseudouridine synthase — translation MEARLQKVLAQWGIASRREAEEMIRRSRVQINGTLAELGQKVNPERDIITVDGKSVSAQRHHRLTYLLLNKPTGVVSTCYDPQGRKTVLDLLPEELRKGSGLHPVGRLDAYSTGALILTNDGDLTFKLTHPSHNIPKTYQILVKGHPPEAVLKMWREGVLLDGRKTRKAKVSLLESLAEKSRLEIVLQEGRNRQIRRVAEQLGYPVIKLHRTAIGSIQLQTSKQPLLRAGNYRILRDDEIRSLQEQLKHIPTQRIKVQNPQP, via the coding sequence ATGGAGGCTAGGTTACAAAAAGTTCTTGCTCAATGGGGTATCGCCTCTCGTCGGGAGGCAGAAGAAATGATACGGCGATCGCGTGTGCAGATAAATGGCACATTGGCTGAATTAGGTCAAAAAGTTAACCCAGAAAGGGATATAATTACAGTTGATGGCAAGTCAGTATCAGCTCAAAGGCATCACCGTCTAACGTACTTATTATTAAACAAACCCACCGGAGTAGTTTCTACTTGCTACGATCCACAGGGTAGAAAAACTGTGTTAGATTTATTGCCAGAAGAATTACGTAAGGGTTCGGGTCTTCACCCAGTTGGTCGCCTAGACGCATATTCTACAGGAGCATTAATACTGACCAATGATGGAGATTTGACATTTAAGCTGACTCATCCCAGTCATAATATTCCCAAGACTTATCAAATTTTAGTGAAAGGTCATCCCCCAGAAGCAGTGCTAAAAATGTGGCGGGAGGGTGTGCTGTTAGATGGGAGAAAAACCCGCAAAGCCAAGGTAAGCTTGCTAGAAAGTCTGGCAGAAAAAAGTCGTTTAGAAATCGTTTTGCAGGAGGGACGCAATCGCCAAATTCGCCGTGTAGCAGAACAATTAGGGTATCCAGTAATTAAATTACATCGTACGGCGATCGGTTCAATTCAATTACAAACATCAAAACAACCATTATTGCGTGCTGGGAATTACCGCATTCTTCGAGATGACGAGATTCGTAGTTTACAGGAACAGTTAAAACATATTCCTACGCAACGAATCAAAGTTCAAAACCCCCAACCGTAA
- a CDS encoding FAD-dependent oxidoreductase, whose product MNVSNIDKIENHQTRAIVIGSGIAGLVTAQVLTKHFDQVTVIERDRHPETPAARQGVPQSHQSHVLLTQGQLILEQLFPGLKDELADKGSPLTDWTADCPLLLLGRWSPRFPSGITTRACSRNLLESVLRQRLTHNDSVKFLEKTQVTSLLGNENNTAVTGVQIKDASGSKAELQAQLVVDASGRSSKTPEWLQSLGYEKPKETVINSFLGYATRLYESLSSDAVNCKALYVMPQAPNHSRGATLYQVEGDRWMVSLIGVGRDYPPTDEAGFLEFTQSLVSPVVYEAIKHGQPISPIYGYQRTENRWCHYEQLTKLPENFVVLGDAVCAFNPVYGQGMTVATIGALTLDKCLGQQNQWRSHKNLTGLARRFQKQLAKINEVPWMMATSDDFRWSTTEGGKPSLITRLMHWYLDQVMQTASENPQVYQVFIEVIHFLKPPTAFFHPSVLAQVLFRPKNQVKIFDTPEMVS is encoded by the coding sequence ATGAATGTATCCAACATAGATAAGATTGAAAACCATCAGACTCGCGCCATTGTTATTGGTAGTGGTATAGCTGGTTTGGTAACAGCACAGGTATTAACCAAACATTTTGACCAAGTAACAGTTATTGAACGCGATCGCCATCCCGAAACGCCAGCAGCCCGTCAAGGTGTACCCCAATCCCATCAAAGCCATGTTCTACTAACCCAAGGGCAACTCATTTTAGAACAGCTATTTCCAGGTTTGAAGGACGAATTAGCAGACAAGGGATCACCTTTAACGGATTGGACAGCAGATTGTCCGTTGCTTTTATTGGGTCGTTGGAGTCCTCGTTTTCCTTCTGGGATTACAACCCGTGCTTGCAGTCGCAATCTTCTAGAAAGTGTGCTTCGTCAGCGTCTAACTCATAATGACTCTGTAAAATTTCTCGAAAAGACCCAAGTTACAAGTTTATTGGGTAACGAGAATAACACTGCTGTCACTGGAGTGCAAATTAAGGATGCCAGCGGTTCTAAAGCAGAGTTACAGGCTCAATTAGTAGTAGATGCTTCAGGACGTAGTTCTAAAACACCAGAATGGTTGCAAAGTTTGGGTTATGAAAAGCCCAAAGAAACTGTGATTAATTCTTTTTTAGGGTATGCTACGCGTTTATATGAGTCATTGAGCAGTGATGCTGTAAACTGTAAAGCCTTGTATGTCATGCCTCAAGCTCCTAATCATAGTAGGGGTGCTACACTCTATCAAGTCGAGGGCGATCGCTGGATGGTCTCTCTCATAGGCGTAGGTCGAGACTACCCACCTACTGATGAAGCTGGTTTTTTAGAATTTACTCAAAGCCTAGTAAGTCCAGTAGTTTACGAAGCCATTAAACATGGTCAGCCCATATCGCCGATTTATGGCTATCAGCGTACAGAAAATCGCTGGTGTCACTATGAACAGCTAACCAAATTACCAGAAAATTTTGTCGTTTTGGGTGATGCTGTTTGCGCCTTCAATCCTGTCTATGGTCAAGGTATGACCGTTGCTACTATAGGTGCTTTAACTTTGGATAAATGCCTTGGGCAACAAAATCAATGGCGTTCTCATAAAAATTTAACAGGCTTGGCGCGGCGCTTTCAAAAGCAGTTAGCTAAAATCAACGAAGTCCCTTGGATGATGGCTACTAGTGATGATTTTCGCTGGTCAACGACTGAAGGAGGAAAACCAAGTTTAATCACGCGATTGATGCACTGGTATCTTGATCAAGTCATGCAGACTGCTAGTGAAAATCCCCAAGTTTACCAAGTTTTCATAGAAGTTATACATTTTCTCAAGCCGCCAACCGCATTTTTCCATCCAAGCGTTTTGGCACAAGTTTTATTTAGACCAAAAAACCAAGTTAAAATTTTTGACACACCAGAAATGGTTTCTTAA